CCCGATCATATTGCAAACCAGATTGCAGCAGGTGAGGTTATTCAACGACCTGCCAGTGCTGTGAAGGAATTACTCGAGAATGCGGTTGATGCGGGTGCAACAGAAATTCAACTCATCATTAACGATGCGGGGAAGCAACTGTTGCAGGTAATTGATAACGGTGGCGGCATGAGCGAAACGGATGCACGCATGGCTTTTGAGCGCCACGCCACTTCCAAGATCAAAGAAATTGATGATCTGTTCCGCATTAAAACAATGGGCTTTCGTGGTGAAGCACTTGCTTCTATTGCAGCCGTTGCACAGGTGGAAGTAAAAACCAAACGTGCAGAAGATACAGCAGGCACTTATATTGAAATTGAAAACAGCGTTGTTAAAAAACAAGAACCTGTTGCTACGATCAACGGTACCAGCATCGCCATGAAGAATTTATTCTTCAATGTTCCTGCACGCAGAAACTTTTTAAAAAGTAATGCAGCCGAAATGCGACACATTGTGGATGAGTTCATTCGTGTGAGCATGGCTTATCCTGATATTTTCTTTTCGCTTAGTGCAAACGGGCAACAAATGTTTCACCTCGACAGAGGCACATTAAAACAACGTATTGTTCAGTTGCTCGGCAATCAATACAATGCAAAATTGGTTTCTGTTGAAGAGCAAACCGATTACATGAATATCTATGGCTTTATCGGCAAACCTGATACAGCTAAGAAAACAAGAGGTGATCAGTACTTTTTTGTGAACCATCGTTTCATCAAGAGCGCTTATCTCAATCATGCAGTAGCCGGTGCCTTCCAGGAAATGATCGCCACAGATAGTTTCCCCACTTATGTGTTGTTCATTGATCTTGATCCTGCACAGGTGGACATCAATGTGCACCCAACAAAGCAGGAAATAAAATTTGAAGATGAGAAGATCGTGTATGCATTTGTTCAATCTGCAGTGAAGCATGCGTTGGCACAGTTCAGCATTACGCCCACATTGGATTTTGATCTTGACCCAACCATTCAACATCTTGATGCAGTAAACAAACCTTTTACAAGTGAACAGAAGTCGCAGGCTTCTTCTTCGTCGCTGTACAATACGTTCACACAAAAACATGCAGCACATAAAATTGATCCGCAGCAGAAAAGTGAATTGAAACATTGGCGGGAATTTTACGAGCCAACGAAGACGACGGACGGTGGACAACAGACCACAGTTGGTACATCTGCAGATTTTTCAGCGATCAGTCAATCGAAGATTTTTATACCTGAACAGGATTTTTCGCAACAACATAATACCTACATTCTTGCATCAACAGCAAAAGGCATGTTGATCATTCATCAGCAGAATGCACATGAGCGTGTGTTGTATGAACGTTATCTCGCTGCAGCTGATGGAAAGCCCATTGCTGCTCAACGAAGTTTGTTTCCTTCTACTCTCCATCTTTCAACTGCCGATGCTGTTTTATTAGGTGAGCTGAGTGATGAACTGAAACAACTTGGTTATTTGATTGAACCCTTTGGAAAGGATACATTCGTCATTCAAGGTACACCTGCTGATGTAGAACAAGGCAACGAAGCAATGGCGATTGAATTATTGCTGGAACAATTCAAGCATTACACCAGTGATCTCAAGTTTTCCAAGCGTGAAAAACTCATCCGGTCATTGGCGAAACAACACAGCATTAAAGCCGGTCGCTCTCTTACACAAAAAGAAATGAAACAGTTGGTGGAAGATCTGTTCAACTGTGCACAACCAAACTCAACATCAAACGGATTTCCTGTTTACATGGAAATTAAAAAAGATGAGTTAGAGAAACAGTTTGGGCGTTAAAGTTCCAAGGCATAGCTAACACTAAAAACAAAGAGCAAACTGCTTAGCAGCTTGCTCTTTATTTAATCATATTTCTTTCAGCAGTTTTATTAATTCACTTTCTGAAACTTACTGGTACAAACCTGTTCACCAACTTTCACTTCAAGCATATAATATCCGGGTGCTAATGTTGTAACAGGTAAACTAAACGTATTAATTCCAGGCACTGCGCTCAAATAAAACACTGCTTTCCGCATTCCGGTCATATCTACTATCGAAGCAACAACCGGCTTCGCTACTTCAACCTGTACTTTAAACTGGATGTTTGTTATTGCCGGGTTTGGTGTTACCTGTAAATGACATTCCCTGGGCACATAAGTAATATGAACGTAATCGCAATATTCCTTTACACATCCGTTTGCAGTTGTTACACGCAAACAAACTTTGTAATAACCGGTATCCTGGAAAATATAAGTTGGATCGTTTGCATTGATCTTAACCGGCGTGGTTGAGTTGTTTCTAAAAATTGTCCAGCTTTGTGAAGTAATTGGTTGATTACTGACCGCAGTAAACTTCACCGCATTATTATTCGGCGGGTTCATGCGTTGCATTTCAAACTTCATTGTTGTTTGTTCGCAATTCAACCCACCAATAACAACTTCCTTACACGAAGCGGAAGCACAGCTATCGGAACGATAAATGGTTAAACAAACTCTGTATGTACCCGGACGATCATACTTGTGCGAAGCTGTTGCGCCTAATGCACCGGTACCATCACCAAAGGTCCAGGTGTATTTTATGGTTGCTTTATTTGTCTCTGCTTTAAAGTGTAATGTATTCGGGCTTGAACTTGTTCGTTCGATCGTAAACCTGCTGAGCGCTTCACAATTTTCAATTGGCGGAACAGTTACTTCTTTACAAACTTCTTTCACACAACCTGCATAATACTCAATACGTAAACAAACCTTGTATGTGCCGGGTTGCTGGTAAATATGGAGCGGACTGTATTCTGTACTATAAGTACCATCGCCAAAACTCCATTTTGTACTCAACGGTGCAATGGTAAGTGGAGAAGGAGTTGGAGTGAACTTTACACCACGCATCGGATGCGCATTGTCCATCACCCAGCTAAAGCCTGCATCGAAATTGCAATCTCTCACAACAACGTCTTTGCAGTATTCACGTACACAAGTATTACTAACAGTTGCAATCAAACAAACTTTATATACTCCGGCTTTTGCATACGCATGAACAGGATTGGCATCAGTACTGGAAGTACCATCGCCAAAAATCCATTTGTATTGTGTAGTTGCAGGTGTGGGATTTGTTTTGTTGCTGAATGTAACAGAGAGCGGATGAGCTGCATCAACCGTCCATAAGAAATAAGGTTGAATATTACAGTTAGGATTAACGGTTACAACAGTGCAATAAGTTTTTGTACAAACCGGTGCAGTTGAACCGGCAACCTGATAACTTACAGTAAGACAAACATTGTACTGACCCGGTGCTGCATAAATATGATCGGGATTGGCAGCAGTTGAACTTGTGCCATCGCCAAAAGTCCATTTATAAACAAGAGAGATTCCAATAGTATTGGGCAACGAGTGATTAATGAAAAAGACTTTAGACGGATTAACCGAATCTTTTCTCCATTCAAACTTTGACTGGACCAATTCACAGAGCGATGCCGTTATGCTGAATTCCTTCACAGCCGAATCATAACAGTTCAGTAACGAGTCTTTTATATAATGAACAACTCGATAATTGCCCGCTGCTATATAGGTATGAGTAGGATTGGCGACGTCTCCAACCTGTCCATCTCCGAATTTCCAGGAATGAGCCAGCGGTGTGTTAACCGTAGTTGCTGAATAAAATTTAACCGTATTGCCAGTAATTGTAAGCTGGAAAGCGGCTTTGCCTTTGCACAGATTATCCTGGGCCACGGATGTAAATGCAGATAACAGGGCAATGAAAGAGTAGAATACCTTTTTCATAATACAACGTTTTGGGTCCGCTTTATAAGGGGAAGCAGGCGGATCGGGGTGAACAATCGTACTGCTGTGACGGATTTATCCTGTAGAGGTTTAAACTGGCAATAAATAATTTCCTGCTGAACAAAGTCAAAGGGGTATTACCTAATCAGTCCGTAGCTCTTTCACGAACTTTTCAACGGCTCTTCGCACTGCTGTAGCCGATGTGTTGTGATTGTTTACGATAACCGAGAATACCAACAGCTTGTTTTTTGCTGTGATAAGAAAGCCACTTAAAGCAAGATGCCCGGTCAAAGATCCTGTTTTAGCAAAAATGTATCCTGCTTCATCCACATAATAATTACGCAATGTTCCTGTATTGCCTGTTGGCAAGATGGTTTTCAAACGTTCTAACCCAAATTCATCTCTCATCTTTAGCAACAACCACACAAAATCTTCCGGTGTAAATAAATTGTAACGGCTCAATCCGCTTCCATCAACCCATTTTGGTTTTTGTGGAAAGCCGCTTAAATCAGTCTTTAGTAAATGAGCAATCAGTTTCTGTTCATCCATTTCAGCAAACAGTTGATTGCTCACCATCATCAGCGTTTGTTCCGCAAAGAAATTATCGCTGCGGTGCATGAGTGGTTTGAACATCGAATCAACCGGCTGCGAATAAATTACCTCCGGGTTAGAAATGTTGAATCCTTCTGCTGTGATGGTTTGATGCACGGTATCTTTCAATAACTCCAACGCCGATTGTAATCCGTTCGTTACAAAAGGCACTTCGAGTTCTTTCTTCAACTCTTTGCCTTCAGTGATCGTGTATTTATTTTCGGTGCGTGGACGGGTTACATCAAACGCTGTGGTCTTGCCTGTTTTAAATTGTACATCCCAACTTATTTCAGGATCTGTAAAAACAATTCCCGATGTATCCATATTGCCATCACGTTCTTCCACATTCCGTTGCTGGATCCATTTAATATAGTTGCCATACACCGGGAGCGGACTACGCTCTGTCATGTAATAACCAAGATAATCGTCCCATGCCCAGCCATAACCCAATGCTTCAGCTTTCCAGTTGCTGTTATTAATGGCGATCGGCTTGGTTTGCTTCTTTAAAAAATCAACAACAGGTTGTGTTTTATAATCTACGTGCAATAAAGTTGGATCGCCTGTTGGTTGAATGTATAATGTATCGTTCTCTTCTTTGTATTGTAAGCCGGGCAATTGTGTTCCGAGATACTTCATACCTGCATACAAGGTTGGAAGTTTGGTATTACTCGCCGGTACAAAATATTTGTTGCTGTTGTATTGATGAAGATAGGTTCCGGTTTCAGTATCGTATACTGCAATGCCGACAAACGCATTCGTTAATGCAGAATCGCCAACGAGTTGCTTTTGTAACGGCGATACTCTTGCCATTTTTTGCGTTGTGCAGGAAAACAACAGCACCGAACCCAATATCAATTTACCCAGTGGTTTACTGACCAACATCATGCTCGTTTTTGTTCTAAATATACAAGTTTCCTTTTCTTTGCTATACGAAGTAATTGCTTCCTATAAATTTAATGATGTACTTCCTCAGGCTGTTAAAATACTTTAAGGGATTGCTTGTTCCCATCAGTCTATTCGTTGTGTTATTGTTCATTGGCACGGCAGGTTATATGATCATCGAATCGTATAACTTTCTCGATGCATTTTACATGACTGTCATTACAGTGGGTACTGTTGGTTACCTCGAAGTGCAGCCGTTATCTGATGCCGGGCGCATTTTCACCAGTATCATTATTATCGTCAATATCGGTGCGTTTACTTTTTTTGTTACATACCTTACCCGTTACCTGCTCGACGGGGAATTCATCCGACAATACAAACATTTAAAAATGGATAACGCCATTCATCAGCTCAACAATCATGTGATTGTATGTGGCTTTGGCCGCAACGGCACACAATGTGCACAGATCCTGCACGACAACCACATACCCTTCGTGGTACTGGAAGAGAAAATAGATTTACCCGAATCACTTCCATTTGAAGTAAAACATTTTGTGAAAGGAGATGCAACAACGGATGAGTCTTTGCTTAATGCAGGCATACAGCGTGCCCGTGCTATTATTGCAACCATGCCGGTTGATGCAGATAATCTTTTCATGGTGCTTACTGCACGCCAGCTGAATCCGAATATAGTCATCATCAGTCGTGCCTCGCACGACAGCAGTGTTAACAAGCTTCGTGTTGCAGGTGCAAACAATGTGATCATGCCCGATAAAATCGGTGGTGCACATATGGCAACAATGGTACTTATTCCTGATGTGGCCGAGCTGCTTTCGTTAATGAGCACACGTAATACAACAGAGTTTAAAATTGAAGAGATACTTGCCAACAAATCCATTCAGCTGGGTGAGCTAAATCTCTGGAAAAACTGCGGATGCACTATTTTGGGTATCAAAAGTAAAGGCAATTACATTCTCAATCCGGGTCCATCCCACAGCATTACAGAAGGCGAACGCCTTATTATCATGGGTAGTGAATACCAGATTCGCAAAGCGAAAGAATTAGTATAGGAATGACGCTGAAAGAAAAAACATATCAAACCTGTGTTGAAATTGTACAGCAAAAAATTAATGTGCTGCAAAAGAACCTGCATGATCTTACAGATAGCGCAGGCAACGAAACCAAACGAACTGCAGGCGATAAGCATGAAACAGCGTTGGCCATGCTGCAGATCGAGCAGGAAAATAACAGCCGTCAATTAAACGACGCACTCCAACAAAAAGCAACACTTGAAAAACTTGACGCACATCTTCAAACAGATATGATTGTGCGTGGCAGTCTTGTGATTACCAACAAAGGCATCTTTTATATCAGTCTTGGCTTAGGGAAGTTGAAAGTAGATGATGAAACTGTTTTCGCTGTTTCGCCCGATGCACCGCTGGGAAAATTATTGTTGATGAAGAAAGCAGGAGATGCATTTCAATTCAACAATACAGCTTACGAAATTCTTTCAGTAGACTAGTGGCGATAGATATCGCAGATGAACACAGATAACATCTGCGCAAATCCGTGAGCAACAAACAAATCAATCTCTCTCCTGTGCTCTCAACCAACGTTCGGGTATTTCGCTATGGATCGCTAATTGATAATCGGTGGCACTGCAGGCAATGAATTTTTTATTCGGCATCTGCATCCACCAGCGGCCGGTTTTATGA
The DNA window shown above is from Lacibacter sp. H375 and carries:
- the mutL gene encoding DNA mismatch repair endonuclease MutL — translated: MPDIIQLLPDHIANQIAAGEVIQRPASAVKELLENAVDAGATEIQLIINDAGKQLLQVIDNGGGMSETDARMAFERHATSKIKEIDDLFRIKTMGFRGEALASIAAVAQVEVKTKRAEDTAGTYIEIENSVVKKQEPVATINGTSIAMKNLFFNVPARRNFLKSNAAEMRHIVDEFIRVSMAYPDIFFSLSANGQQMFHLDRGTLKQRIVQLLGNQYNAKLVSVEEQTDYMNIYGFIGKPDTAKKTRGDQYFFVNHRFIKSAYLNHAVAGAFQEMIATDSFPTYVLFIDLDPAQVDINVHPTKQEIKFEDEKIVYAFVQSAVKHALAQFSITPTLDFDLDPTIQHLDAVNKPFTSEQKSQASSSSLYNTFTQKHAAHKIDPQQKSELKHWREFYEPTKTTDGGQQTTVGTSADFSAISQSKIFIPEQDFSQQHNTYILASTAKGMLIIHQQNAHERVLYERYLAAADGKPIAAQRSLFPSTLHLSTADAVLLGELSDELKQLGYLIEPFGKDTFVIQGTPADVEQGNEAMAIELLLEQFKHYTSDLKFSKREKLIRSLAKQHSIKAGRSLTQKEMKQLVEDLFNCAQPNSTSNGFPVYMEIKKDELEKQFGR
- a CDS encoding PKD domain-containing protein, with the translated sequence MKKVFYSFIALLSAFTSVAQDNLCKGKAAFQLTITGNTVKFYSATTVNTPLAHSWKFGDGQVGDVANPTHTYIAAGNYRVVHYIKDSLLNCYDSAVKEFSITASLCELVQSKFEWRKDSVNPSKVFFINHSLPNTIGISLVYKWTFGDGTSSTAANPDHIYAAPGQYNVCLTVSYQVAGSTAPVCTKTYCTVVTVNPNCNIQPYFLWTVDAAHPLSVTFSNKTNPTPATTQYKWIFGDGTSSTDANPVHAYAKAGVYKVCLIATVSNTCVREYCKDVVVRDCNFDAGFSWVMDNAHPMRGVKFTPTPSPLTIAPLSTKWSFGDGTYSTEYSPLHIYQQPGTYKVCLRIEYYAGCVKEVCKEVTVPPIENCEALSRFTIERTSSSPNTLHFKAETNKATIKYTWTFGDGTGALGATASHKYDRPGTYRVCLTIYRSDSCASASCKEVVIGGLNCEQTTMKFEMQRMNPPNNNAVKFTAVSNQPITSQSWTIFRNNSTTPVKINANDPTYIFQDTGYYKVCLRVTTANGCVKEYCDYVHITYVPRECHLQVTPNPAITNIQFKVQVEVAKPVVASIVDMTGMRKAVFYLSAVPGINTFSLPVTTLAPGYYMLEVKVGEQVCTSKFQKVN
- a CDS encoding D-alanyl-D-alanine carboxypeptidase/D-alanyl-D-alanine-endopeptidase; translation: MMLVSKPLGKLILGSVLLFSCTTQKMARVSPLQKQLVGDSALTNAFVGIAVYDTETGTYLHQYNSNKYFVPASNTKLPTLYAGMKYLGTQLPGLQYKEENDTLYIQPTGDPTLLHVDYKTQPVVDFLKKQTKPIAINNSNWKAEALGYGWAWDDYLGYYMTERSPLPVYGNYIKWIQQRNVEERDGNMDTSGIVFTDPEISWDVQFKTGKTTAFDVTRPRTENKYTITEGKELKKELEVPFVTNGLQSALELLKDTVHQTITAEGFNISNPEVIYSQPVDSMFKPLMHRSDNFFAEQTLMMVSNQLFAEMDEQKLIAHLLKTDLSGFPQKPKWVDGSGLSRYNLFTPEDFVWLLLKMRDEFGLERLKTILPTGNTGTLRNYYVDEAGYIFAKTGSLTGHLALSGFLITAKNKLLVFSVIVNNHNTSATAVRRAVEKFVKELRTD
- a CDS encoding potassium channel family protein, producing MMYFLRLLKYFKGLLVPISLFVVLLFIGTAGYMIIESYNFLDAFYMTVITVGTVGYLEVQPLSDAGRIFTSIIIIVNIGAFTFFVTYLTRYLLDGEFIRQYKHLKMDNAIHQLNNHVIVCGFGRNGTQCAQILHDNHIPFVVLEEKIDLPESLPFEVKHFVKGDATTDESLLNAGIQRARAIIATMPVDADNLFMVLTARQLNPNIVIISRASHDSSVNKLRVAGANNVIMPDKIGGAHMATMVLIPDVAELLSLMSTRNTTEFKIEEILANKSIQLGELNLWKNCGCTILGIKSKGNYILNPGPSHSITEGERLIIMGSEYQIRKAKELV